CTGAAGATGATGGACATAATCTATATGAAGATTACGATCTGAAGAAGCCGAGAAATTTCACTCTTCCTGATCACGATAATGAGGAATTTACATTCGAAAACGGAAAgcctaaatgttttaaatcaggCACATCCAAGGTACTTGGGAAGGGGTCTAACGCGACATGTGTTTGTGGCTCAAGTTATGCAGGAAAACATTGTTCTGTGCCCCAAATCGTTAAGACTGCCTTGTCCAAATTGCCTCGCAGTTATATCATCACCCCAAGAGAAAAGCCACGGCGGATAATTCTAGCCATGACATTCAATATGGAGCATCATGTTCTCATGCTTAAGATGCTACAAGTGCATTCAGCCGTGGATCTGTTTGTGATACTGGAATCAAACTATACCGGACATGGTGATCCGCGGCCTTTGAGGTTATTACACAATTTGAGACGAGGATACATGAAGCGATTCCACCACAAGATAATGCACGTTTATCTCGACACCTTTCCAGCAGGTGGACGAGCTAATGGTTGGATTGCTGAAACATACATCCGAGAGCAACTTGCACCTGCTGTTGAGAAGAGAGTCTCAGGGCTCAGAAAAGatgatttattcatatttttggACACGGATGAAACGCCATCAGTGAACCTCCTACACTTCCTTAAACTTCACAATGGCTATCCCTTCCCTGTGGGATTTGTTCTTCAAAATTTTATATATGGATTCTTTTGGTTAAATAAAAATTCAAAAACCGTTATCGGTGTGACTACTATCCAGATGCTAAGAGACATCTATAAAGGCAATAGTGATGCAATTCGTGGGAGTAAAGGTGTAATACAACAGCTCCAAAAAGGAAGTCACCCCTGGGGTATGTTTGAAACCTGGCTTATCGGATCACCTGACAACTATGCAGGATGGCATGCATCATGGTTCTCCtcgccaagggaggtaatcacgAAGCTGACTTCCGCTATTAATGCTGACTTTCCCCGATGGGGAGACTATCCAGAGAAATGTACATTTCACTATGTTGCTACTCTGTTCAGAAAGGGGGAATACTTTGATGGGAAGGTCAAATTTGATCCAATTTGCTTTAAAGACATATATGTATTGAAAGACCTTTCTTATCTGTTCAAGTACAAAAAATACTTCAATTTTATGTTACAAAATCCAACAGCAAAAGACGTAATATTTTGAAGTTTCTATCATTTAATCTGTCGTGAAAGCCCAAATTTTATCAAATTCAACACATTTCGTTATCTATCAGCGGACGGAATATTCCATACAATATGTGATACTAACATTAAACAATGAAAAGTGTTTACATTGCAAGGTAACAGTTTTATTCCCCTTGGTACAGTATTGAATGTTTGTTGTATTGTGCTCCCTATGTCCAGGAGAGGGCAAAGCTGTacaagttgagtgagtgagtgagtgagttgagtcttaccccgcattcagcaatattccatcaatatcaaatAGAGCGGACACAACAAATGGGTTTTCACATTTATACACATGTGCTGGTACTAATTACATATTTAGCCTGCAGGACACAAATTATCTGAAAATTCCACCTTACATCTCACCTTACATCTCACTTTACATCTCACCTTACATCTCACCTTACATCTGTGTAAAATCTACTGTGAAAATCTCTTTTCCGTCTGGATAATAATCCAAGGCCATTTTGTAGGCTAGGTCACTGTTGCAAATGAATATGTCCATCGCTGTCATTATTGCTTCAACACTGCTTTTATATATTACGTATAGAAACGGAATTTGCACAGCCTTTGTTATTTCTTTGTAGTGGTTTGCGTGTATTTGTCAACTAAGATAGGACAGGATACAATTATTAAATATATGATATTTGATTTTCGTTGTTGGACATAAACACGTAACAACAAGGTTATTGTAAACACATTGCCTTGTAATTGTTGACGCAGGTGAGCTGACGTTGCAGTTCTTGGCACAAACTATATAGATACCTTTGTAGCTGTTGGCACAACTTAGCCAACTTTGAAGCTGACAGCACAATTTATCTGACTTTTTAATAGGTGTCACAAGCTACCTGACGTTGTAATAGTTGACACAACCTAACTAACTTTGTAGCTGTTGGCACAATCTAGCTgacttattattttttacagattagaatgaaaatgcagcagagagggttcgggtgatcctggcacagtcaggctggtcaagctcatcatcagctcagggccctcgccccctctacacgcagcccagacagcgaatgggacttctcccaggaaacactgcctagtcgaacccaccaagaactttccggagaatatggaggctccccaacactgcagccttctgcattacccagattgtcagaagggctgtgctcccggtggagaacccgggcactctcttcatctgcgccaagagatcaggaggtaccaaaccaagggcaccgagaacaatgcggagcctgacgacagtgtacttgggattcaagcgagacatttcaaaggcgaggtccgcatatttatcatgtttttcctgaatcttgccaatcacattgctgtcaaaagggacagaaaattctatgatataaataatttcattggctttatcaaaaagaacaagatcaggtttgttggctggaattcgtctcaggctgtatattggcctattccagaggagtttaaaagcatcattttccaggacatcctggacatgttcagggtcataccatggatggacctcggagtcaaagccacaggcatggcggagacgataataaaagcagcgagccatgccatcatgtcttttaagatatgctgtttgtgccaaggaagggcatccactgacaaggtgttggacagtctctgtaaattgattgcaaagacgacatttcatattgatgttttctttaagaatcacattctggcgattgcgagtgggaagtgactggtcctgagcagcaaaaaggaagccctcagtttcacatttgagaccagccgacttcatccaggcgaaggagtcggttggattgctgttctgttccacacactgcatatacacacgatgcagtggcttctcagacagcttctccacaaaggaccgactctgggcagatttggtgaaagacttcacctggtttactcccatcactgtaccgtccagcagtacatcgccatcaacaaaatcaacttcaaatttcaaattgtgtccaacaaccttggcacgcttaaagtagctgtggaattccttgctttcatcatgaatcttgacgtgcatcaccagaggatcatctgacaaataaatatgtgcaaaagtacacaataacattctgtcatgaagagcttccacattaatcaaaccccgacctcccgaattgattggcatatataaacgattaagagaggaacgagggtggtgtgctctgttactgacttatttattattattggcACAAGTTATCTGACTTTGATATTGTTGGCACAAGATAGCTGACTTTGTAATTGTAATTTTTGGCACAAGATGGCCAACTTTGTTAGTTTTATCAAAGTAAGTTTATCCTACAACCGATTTCTTATTTACTATGTGCTACATGTACCTCTGCCTGGGTCCAAAGGAATTTCAAACGCTTACAAAATAGATTCTGAAGAAAACGAAATTGTCTCCTAAGTTCTAAGCGGCAAAGTGTCCAGTAGACAATAGCGGAGTATTGATAGGTCCACTTATTGGTATAACCATTTTAACCCCACATAGCTATTTATGTTCAAATCATCATCATGTCCACGTTTATGAATACTTAACCCTTGGGGCGCACACATACGTACGTAAGGCGATCTGAGGCGAGCATAGTGTACCTGTCATTAAGCAAATGTACGATTTCAGTACACTGCACATGTTCTTCAAGCTCTTTAACCTGGAAAAGTAATTTAATTCCTTGTTGATGGGACCTCTTCAACTAACAACTGTTTAAAGATGACAAGGCGTTGTATGCGGAATAGTGCCATGTCTTTAGGATATTGCAGGGATGCTGGTTGACATCCATGGACTATCAGATGGCTGACCAGAAAGCATCAAGAAAGCAGCTAAGCGTCCAGATCAATCACTCCCATCCACTACTAAGGAGGACATACTCACTTTTAGAATAACACGCTTTGATCCGTTAATGTTCAGTGGAGTGTTAAAGACCGTCACACAATCCAATAGAACGCTCAGAAATTACTTTAAAATATGATGTCGGGggttaaaattcaagccactTAAACATTTCATCGTAAGGAGAACCTTTATATTTAATACGACAAATAGTCCGCTTATATGGCCCTCATATCCAGGCATGTTACCTGCTCACGGCGCTTCGTACGTTACTATCCCCGGTCATAGGATACactttttcaactccctgggaccACACAGCCATGTTGCCTGTTAGGCGAAATGCACTAATCACTCAAATTGACAGCACACCCTCTAGGGTACTCACTGAGACAATGTGGATTTAAGTACCTTGTCCAAGGATACTACGCAGATGTTTCTACATTGGGACCGGAACCTAGGTGCCTCTACCGTGGACAGAACAATCTGCGCTATTGCGTCCCACGGTAAATACAGCACACAAAATATAGCACAACATGTGCAAACTTCGAGTCTTAAGTCTCCCCATTTCACATTCTGAAATGTTAAAACACATCCATTGCAAAGTTACTGAATTATCCATTTTGTTACgggtgtgtattttctgtatagtTTGCTACTAATTCAGTAATatttattattgggtcacaatgtttagtgttttcaaTAATACttataatgggtcacatttcgtataaaagATGATCTGCATTTTTAgaattttggcagcaggcttgtccgggaattatctgcccttgacctcctgtttgtttacttccgggagactgtttCTAGGGCagtctacagtgttggcgatggcagtaagtgctcgtactaagactttggtgagttttaTATATgttactatatattttgtgacccattgccttagatttagCCGCATGTGTATTGTacttgaaatctgtattgtgaaattgacttgtgtgACTTTGTACAACTTGCTCCCTCGTTGCTAAATAATATAACATCTGAATGTTtgagacttgtctttgttctgttttgctggttttttCTTACATTGATTATCACAGAAAATTCTTAACGGTAACAATTTTTATAAATCTCTAAAGAATGAGAAATCATATTTATAAGACGGTCCCTGTTAATCAGTATCCAGTGTGGGAGAAAAAAATCTACACAATCAAGCAAGATATGCCGGACTGATTCTCTCGTCAGAAGGGTTTAAAATGAAAACTGCTAAATACATAATAAACATACATCAATAAAGAAGATATATTATGGAGTTTAATATCAAAGGGACGCTGAGAGAAGACAAAATCCCCGGGACTGGTTGTAgcttttgttgctgttgttgttttcagcGACAACCCAGATGATGTCCCAGAATTATTTCTTTATTTATGTGAATTTATGCCATTGGCCCATGATACCATGATACCATGTTATACATCAGCAGTCTTCAAGCTACAGCTACGACGATTATTAACACAGTAGATAAACATGGCAAGATTTCTTAAAACAAGGAGAGCAGCATTACACAACAGTTGGTTCATTTTCAAAAGATTGGATTTCCAAACAACAATTTTGGATTTATTTAAGTTGACATATAGCTGATATTCCTTGCAATGGTGTTCATGGACATTTATATAAAATACAATCATCTGTAAACAGAAGGAGAAACAACTGTGTTAATTCTGGATATAACCATATGCTGGAGTAGCACAACGATTCTATACTTTCAGCTAAATCATTTATAAAAATGGAAAACAAGAAGAGATACTATAGTCAAACACCTGTGTAAAGGAATAATTGAGCTTAACACTGATTTAACACAACTGATGCACCCTGTTGCAAAACTAACCATAATTTGGCCTGTTTACCAAGTCAAATGTTTTCGAAAAGTCGACGAAGAAAGCATACAGATTACACGTTTCAGATAGAAATACCTGTGTAACAGAAAGCAGAATAAAGATGTTGTCTGTATTAGAGTATCCTGTGAGTGCTGTGGATGTGTAAAACACGCTTCACTCCAAATTTCGAGTCTATCGTTATAACTACCATATAAAGTTTATAAAGTACACGAGAAGAGTAATTCCTCTATAACTTGATACTGAATCTCGATCTCCCTTTTCATGAATAGCGACAATAAGACCGACCGACCACTGAGCAGGAAAAACAGCATACTCAAAGATCATGTTGAATAAAACTAGCTACTTACTACGAAACACGAATATCAGAAAAATTCAACACCTAACTTATCATCACCAGCAGCTTTAGAGCACTTGAGGGCATTTATTGTGATGGTAACCTCATTTACTGTTATCGGTGAGTCGAGAATTGTTGTAACATCACTCTCGATGAGCTCATCAACTTTTCTTCTCTCACGATAAAAGAAAATTTATTTCTGGCCGCCAAAAATGTCTTTTAAGTCCACCTCAAGTCTACCCTTTCTCTGAACATTTTAATaacctctctctctttctctctctcctcaTACGTGCTTCGTGCCATACGGTTAGCAGCTTTACATATttaatttacaaataaattCAGACACAACATTAGGCAAAGTATCAAACATGTTTACACTATCATTGGACGGTTACCTTTCTCTAAATATTTCAACTTTGGTTCATCCCAAACAAAGCGGTACTCGACTCGCAAATGAACATCGGGATACTGCACAGGCTTCACGTGGCAGTCATGTGACTGAAATTGACACGACAACGGTAGATGGCCGCAATCTAACCTAGATACAATGTCGAATTGTTTGCAAATAGAAAAGACAGCATGTGATCCAATGACATACAGGTAGTCAAGTACACTTTTGCACGAGTGACTTAAAAAGGTAAAGTATCAAAGAACATTTAGCATGTAAACATGAAAGAACACCAATGAAGTAACTCTCCTCTAGCATAGTTCATCATTTGATCGCAAGAGTGTCTTTTATTTCTTGCAGGAAGGAAAGTGTCATTTCCATCCATCTCCCAAGATGTCTGCAGTGATGATGTCAACGTTGTCTGAATCCTCGCCGGTTCAAGCGTTTTGTCCCCACCAATAATGGAAGGGGCATCACACAGGTCACACATAATATTTTACAGCGATTCAAAGAAAAATGATAACCCACATGAAAACTGTTTGGTCTTATACCATGGAGATCAGTCAGGATTGATGTGTACAGCGAGAATGATATCCCGGTCAAGATTCAACAAGATTCACATAACAGTCAACAAGACATTTTCTAAAAAAAAGCACACCACCACCAGAAAGTCGTCCTATGCATAATgttttcgacccgtgaaggtcacggggtagaataggccttcagcaacccatgcttgccataaacggcgactatgcttgtcgtaagaggcgactaacgggatcggggggtcaggctcgctgagctggttgacacatgtcatgttgttgatcactggattgtctggtccagactcgattatttacagaccgccgccatatggctggaatattcctgagtgcggcgtaaaactaaactcactcactcttaatgtTTTCACTGCATCAACACAAGAACACTCGTAGTCAGGGAATGACGCTGAAAATTTATAACAGACCGTCCATGTTTCTGTGAGTCCCATGATATCACAAGATTTGAGAAATAATATAAAGTTTACATAACCAGCTTTAATACAGAAacctgcaatattccagaataaATAGTTGAGTAAACCGAGCGTCCTAGGATGCAGGCGTTGTGCCGAGTCTGATATTACTCGGGGTGGACATTCATCACCACTAACTCACATTTTTGAAGAAaccatatttgttttgttgtttcaaagCAGCTACCGTTTTCCCCTGTTTGCTTATGAGGTCACTGGAGATCCCATGCCCACTAGTTTTGAACAAGAAACTGTAAGACACGCACTTCACACCGAGTAGATGAAAACTTGGCTAATATAGGTCTAGTGTGTTTGCTTCTGTTAGACCGAGTTTATGAGCATCTATGATAACGTCATAGATATGAAATCGCATATCACTAGCGTCATTGTGAGTGAGaatatcacaaacaatatttctacagacaAGATTACCTTCAATCTCGCAATTCACTCACCCCATGAATGAgaacatttttttcttcttttttttgtaCTGTTCCAACCTTTCCAGGAATCTCGTCCATGTTTATCAATGTTGATTGGTCACTCCTCCCTTCCACACTAGACAGTGTTTCAGAGACCGCGTCCAAGTCCAAAAGCAGAATATGTTGCTGAGATTTTATGTCTTCATTGTTCTCGTGTATTTGTTTAACTGTAGTGTTAAGTTTCCTCGCCTTGACATCTCTTTTCAAGGACAGGTCAATTTTCAGCAAGCGAAACCCACGTAGAACGTCATCTTTAAGGTTCGCTAGTTCTCTATTGTCACTATATCTCGGGAGAAGGCTTCAGTGTTTCAATGTCTCCGGATACACACAGAGAGTTACTGCATAATACGTGTTAACACTGATACACTGCCGAGTACCAACCACGTGGTCATGAGTCATAGCCTACATCCACATCATGAGACCAGTTCGAGAATGGGGTATATGGTGCAGCATGGCCGGCTTGCCTTGTGCCACGTGGCTGCCGAAAAGTCCAGTTCTCGTCTTCCATTGCCCTACAGACACCCCAATGACGCTCAAAACGTCCGTGTTTCTACATACTTAACTATATGTTCGGCTGGTGTAACTGTCGACTTGAAATGTTAGGCGGAAATGCATATTTACGCGCTTCTGTCGGGAGCTCCCGCACACCCGTCTTACCAACAGCATGGCCGATAACTCATCCATTAAAACAGTCATTTATGTGGGAACGCAAGTTGCACGGAGCAAATTCAGTGCATACATCGAGGATTATAACTTGAATCTGACAATTATCAGTACCTTGGATTACTACTCATTAGTTATGTTGTATATACGGTTACCAGTTATCACATCAGTTAATCAACTTTCGACTTCATAGGGCCTACAACATGGGTATTAacttgaacaaacaaacaatgaacaatATGACTGAAACTTAGGTACACGTTTAAATCAAACATTGTACATTACACCTTCCTCAACGCGTTACTGATCTGTAAAATACATCAAAATGTAATGTTGTCATAAACTTGGtatttgacatatatttgcgATTACGTAAATATTTTACTTAAAAACGTAAAGAAATTAAAGATATGACTCAATATAGACCACATTTGAACACGTAATTGAATAACATACTTCGAAATACACCAAACGTAAGGTTCGAATAAGGGGtctttatatacatataaaaacaTCATCTTACAGTTATTTTCAATGAAAGAATAACAAgaggacaaagtcatcaatatcacccGCAACggcaaaatagtcttcattaaTATGACTACTAGGTATGACCACAGTATGTCAGTGTTTTGGTATGCACATGGCACAGTGGAAGGAGTGTATtgtaaggttttacagttctgcacCGGAAAGGACAGTACCACCAGGTctaacttgttgccatggaaacgctaaaatattttattcagaaatccacaCCTCCCCAAAGGCACCAGTATAACACCAGACCTATGTGCCAAGTTGGAAGAAGAAACATTGAACGGTCttacagttctgctccagaaaagagcacaaccaccaatttcagtcagaGTCATATAGAAATAGAAATTCACACACTGATGTAACCCCCAAAAGGCACGTCTAgggatcatggtgaacatggcaTACATGTGAAATGCATTCAGGTAGTGGATTTTCCGGCCGCTTCACCGTACCTCAATCCCATCTGGCAACTAATCAAGGACAAACTGGAAAAGTTGGAACCGAAAAATATTGCAGATTGGAAACGAGTTATTCATGAAACGTGGTATGAACCATCTTAAGAACTCATAGACAGTCTTGTAAATTCTATGCCTCGGCAGGCTGAAAAGTGGAAAAACGGTATAATGATTGTGAACGATTTAGCCATGACTTGTCTACATGTGGGCCAGTGTTCATAAATGTATGTCAATTATGAAATCAAGACGTGGAATCAAAACttgtttctttattttgttCGATACTGCATTTACATTGTGGATACTAACAAATATGATTAGAAGTAATATGAATATGCATGGTATATAAATGGGAGAAATTCTATCTCTTCTCGCGAAATTTGCAGGCGATACTACATAAACATTAGACAGATCAGAAACAAACGATCTATACTTATCATGGAAATTGGAAACAATACAACAAAaagatacatcacgttttctgCTTGTATCTGGTGAATATAGAACGTCACTGCAAACAAATACCCGATCTTGACTATCCCCCAAAACAATTTCAGTTGGTTGTAAAGTGGTTGAAGCATCACGTCgaagaccaggttcgattcctcacaggGGTACagcgtgtgaaacccatttctggtgtcctcctgtCCTAACCTCACTCACATGTGAGATGGTTATATTACGCAGTATACGCTACCAAGCGTACACTGTGCCAGTCCTTTCCTTTTCCTCTGGAGCAGTTGATTGGGCAAAAcaagtcttgaccgcctgaccagaaggatcatgtctgataacagagcccaCCATCCGctctcctctcttaatcgtttatgtGTGCCAGTTAAT
The window above is part of the Haliotis asinina isolate JCU_RB_2024 chromosome 1, JCU_Hal_asi_v2, whole genome shotgun sequence genome. Proteins encoded here:
- the LOC137273364 gene encoding beta-1,4-mannosyl-glycoprotein 4-beta-N-acetylglucosaminyltransferase-like; its protein translation is MGHFICARNSKVFKIFVYFLYVQMLILFALFLKGLYRNVLRPNATLSQKEMQTETTRLLRYSNKTTEHIRSDHDAVYPQSEINMDCAQKDNDRLLPFRSGESWRLEKWYHSIDHFFSINNTQLLDLPEDDGHNLYEDYDLKKPRNFTLPDHDNEEFTFENGKPKCFKSGTSKVLGKGSNATCVCGSSYAGKHCSVPQIVKTALSKLPRSYIITPREKPRRIILAMTFNMEHHVLMLKMLQVHSAVDLFVILESNYTGHGDPRPLRLLHNLRRGYMKRFHHKIMHVYLDTFPAGGRANGWIAETYIREQLAPAVEKRVSGLRKDDLFIFLDTDETPSVNLLHFLKLHNGYPFPVGFVLQNFIYGFFWLNKNSKTVIGVTTIQMLRDIYKGNSDAIRGSKGVIQQLQKGSHPWGMFETWLIGSPDNYAGWHASWFSSPREVITKLTSAINADFPRWGDYPEKCTFHYVATLFRKGEYFDGKVKFDPICFKDIYVLKDLSYLFKYKKYFNFMLQNPTAKDVIF